Proteins encoded together in one Chitinophaga lutea window:
- a CDS encoding RagB/SusD family nutrient uptake outer membrane protein: MQRNTTYFRLIKYALLPAMLLASCSKGFLELTPKGRLIAKTTAEYQTLLANFDLEVLNTADPMAQMGMGDELAAASQYFNVSELRTQRVFGWENDLYDPAEDAGEITAPMSNIYLYTKVVNEVMQSEGGTEEAKKSVQAQAKTGRAWMYFLMINYFGKPYVATTAATDPGFPIVPAADATITDFTRASVQEVYDFIVKDLTDALPHLPDQITNRHRLSKAAGAAILGKVYMFMGRFGEALPHLNTAVAGFAASAFPVTLYDYNVTFAPGGVFLPIGPTGPTYPAANLNPENAFIKQTLNNWNLTSNDILISPETMALFGASDLRLKFYSKTPYPTGAAFPAGIHRRTGPGLIQQGVIVPDVILLQAECKARLNDLAGAQAAVETLRKKRMPAAGAAVPAAVAGNQQALVKYILEERIREFAGQGFRWFDMRRLSVDPVYKSTVGYTHKVYGPAGEVTASYTLRPERFVLRFTQKLMDQNPGMENNP, from the coding sequence ATGCAACGCAATACAACATACTTCCGCCTGATCAAATACGCCCTGCTGCCCGCCATGCTGCTGGCGTCGTGCAGCAAGGGCTTCCTGGAGCTGACGCCCAAGGGCAGGCTCATCGCAAAAACAACGGCGGAATATCAGACCCTGCTGGCCAATTTCGACCTGGAGGTACTCAACACAGCGGATCCCATGGCCCAGATGGGCATGGGCGACGAACTGGCTGCCGCCAGCCAGTATTTCAATGTATCCGAGCTCCGTACACAAAGAGTGTTCGGGTGGGAAAACGATCTGTATGACCCTGCGGAAGATGCGGGGGAAATAACGGCGCCCATGTCGAACATCTATCTATACACCAAAGTGGTGAACGAAGTGATGCAGTCTGAAGGAGGCACCGAGGAAGCAAAAAAATCCGTACAGGCGCAGGCCAAAACAGGCCGGGCCTGGATGTACTTCCTGATGATCAATTATTTCGGGAAACCCTACGTGGCCACGACGGCCGCGACGGATCCCGGCTTCCCGATCGTTCCCGCCGCCGATGCCACGATCACCGATTTCACCAGGGCATCGGTGCAGGAGGTATATGATTTTATCGTGAAGGATCTTACAGACGCTTTACCTCATCTGCCGGACCAGATCACCAACCGGCACCGCCTGTCAAAAGCCGCGGGAGCGGCCATTCTCGGGAAGGTGTACATGTTCATGGGCAGATTCGGCGAAGCGTTGCCGCATCTCAACACCGCGGTGGCCGGCTTTGCGGCTTCCGCTTTTCCCGTTACGCTGTACGACTACAATGTCACCTTTGCGCCGGGAGGGGTGTTTTTGCCGATAGGCCCAACCGGCCCCACTTACCCGGCGGCGAACCTGAACCCGGAGAATGCCTTCATCAAACAGACGCTCAACAACTGGAACCTCACCAGCAACGACATCCTGATCAGTCCTGAAACGATGGCGCTGTTCGGCGCTTCGGATCTGCGGCTGAAATTCTATTCCAAAACACCTTACCCGACCGGCGCCGCCTTTCCTGCCGGCATCCACAGACGGACCGGGCCGGGCCTGATACAGCAGGGCGTCATCGTGCCGGATGTGATCCTGCTGCAGGCTGAATGCAAAGCAAGGCTCAACGACCTCGCCGGCGCCCAAGCTGCCGTGGAAACGTTGCGAAAGAAACGCATGCCCGCTGCCGGAGCGGCGGTGCCGGCAGCTGTTGCAGGTAACCAGCAGGCCCTGGTGAAATACATCCTCGAAGAACGCATCCGGGAGTTCGCCGGGCAGGGCTTCCGCTGGTTCGACATGCGCCGGCTATCTGTAGACCCCGTGTATAAAAGCACGGTAGGGTACACCCACAAAGTGTATGGCCCGGCCGGCGAAGTGACCGCCAGCTACACCCTCCGTCCGGAACGGTTCGTACTGCGGTTCACGCAGAAATTAATGGACCAGAACCCCGGTATGGAAAACAACCCGTAG
- a CDS encoding TlpA disulfide reductase family protein, protein MKKTIATIILLAVLPFAAMAQAFTIKVKLLEGTGPQLRLAYKTGDGFTIDSSRNIENGWYVFRGSTDEIKIATLTVVDKAPAATTGKTWTIPAVLSFVLTNEEIVIRGDAKRIYMADVSGGVANSEWAPIKPQQAGIMEELYMATKALYEQGDSAKKDYIKTLQAKNTGLKRQFIQTRPDAFISLYFLYTMQHSMPFDSLDAIYAGLSPRYKTTTVAKDLSERITAIKATAPGRPAIELKRKDMQGNLVTLSSLKGKYVLLDFWGSWCGPCRKSHPHLKEAYQKYRSRGFEIVGVAHERSKDLEGRRKSWLDAVKADGIGWVQVLDEDGSGEDNIVEAYGVSAFPTKILLDKEGRIITRLVGNDPKELDTALEKLMGK, encoded by the coding sequence ATGAAAAAAACAATTGCAACAATCATTTTACTGGCGGTCTTACCGTTTGCCGCCATGGCCCAGGCATTTACCATAAAAGTAAAGCTGCTTGAGGGGACCGGGCCGCAGCTCAGGCTGGCCTACAAAACAGGCGATGGTTTCACAATAGATTCGTCCCGCAACATAGAGAACGGATGGTATGTATTCAGGGGAAGCACGGATGAAATCAAAATCGCTACCCTTACGGTGGTGGATAAAGCCCCTGCCGCCACCACAGGTAAAACGTGGACCATCCCGGCCGTTTTATCATTTGTGCTGACGAATGAGGAGATCGTTATCCGGGGAGACGCGAAACGCATTTATATGGCGGACGTGAGCGGCGGTGTCGCGAACAGCGAATGGGCCCCTATCAAACCGCAGCAGGCCGGCATCATGGAAGAGCTCTACATGGCTACGAAAGCGTTGTATGAACAGGGAGACAGTGCAAAAAAGGACTACATAAAAACGCTGCAGGCCAAAAACACCGGCCTCAAACGGCAGTTCATACAAACGCGGCCGGATGCCTTCATCAGCCTGTACTTTTTGTATACCATGCAGCATAGCATGCCCTTTGACAGCCTGGATGCCATTTATGCCGGGCTGTCTCCCCGGTACAAAACCACCACCGTCGCCAAAGACCTCTCGGAAAGAATTACCGCCATCAAGGCCACCGCACCCGGCAGGCCGGCCATAGAACTGAAGAGAAAGGACATGCAGGGCAACCTGGTAACACTCTCTTCGCTGAAGGGGAAGTATGTATTGCTCGACTTCTGGGGAAGCTGGTGCGGGCCCTGCCGTAAAAGCCATCCTCATCTGAAGGAGGCGTATCAAAAGTACAGGAGCCGGGGATTCGAGATCGTGGGAGTGGCCCATGAGCGCAGCAAAGACCTGGAAGGCAGGCGAAAATCCTGGCTGGATGCGGTAAAGGCGGACGGTATCGGCTGGGTGCAGGTACTGGATGAAGACGGGTCCGGAGAGGATAATATCGTGGAGGCCTATGGCGTATCCGCATTCCCCACCAAAATACTGCTCGACAAGGAAGGCAGGATCATCACCCGCCTGGTGGGCAACGACCCCAAAGAACTGGATACCGCACTTGAGAAACTCATGGGAAAATAG